Proteins found in one Fusarium keratoplasticum isolate Fu6.1 chromosome 12, whole genome shotgun sequence genomic segment:
- a CDS encoding Dimer-Tnp-hAT domain-containing protein: MSETALKGSLAGSASSSPPPAFPRLGSRPKSIAKQAHRITETFEPGSSDDSSVLDLQKSASKKRPAPSSFILPRAKMARIRELSVGYIVDSNLPFTTFESTYLQELFRQLDPDLYTQVPWGRTAAKKDLEDILSLKKAAVKEELDKAITQVHISFDLWTSPNRLAFISIFGHYIDQSNLYQSRLLAFRRQIGSHAGENIAYTIRNVVPFLYGDDAASFELQSEAYGMLERVEEDLEHWRAKGPVGKLHNIVRFIRASPQRTEAFKAHAKEQEEADIYKLAEESTAELEVIQNNATRWNSTYMMIERALIKQSELNSFIQELGLEADASRRVPTADILTSDDWKVLRGGMEFILEHLEDWRVLYEDETAHLAAEVRHMIQGEEPEPATGVKSISARPSAVGQTRERPSRQQRLPSRLQGGDARSMSNIASMEGQERAVLGASINNAWIKLNEYYTLLGRSPLFAASVVLNPDLGLRWLETNWTSPEQLQWLRDAKDGIKGYFERWYSNDDDASEESIFATPSLTPRPEQSSELERYYRLEPEQVNDPIQWWIDHRNAFPRLSRFALDVLAIPAMATDCERAFSLAKLTVTSQRHSLLGSSIESVQLLKNWIRGGRVTLGGLCLSNKAS, encoded by the exons ATGTCCGAGACCGCTTTAAAAGGCAGCCTTGCTGGCAGcgcgtcgtcatcgccaccaccCGCATTTCCTCGTCTCGGATCCCGGCCtaagagcatcgccaagca AGCTCACAGGATCACCGAGACCTTCGAACCGGGCTCATCTGACGATTCGTCGGTCCTCGATCTTCAAAAAAGCGCATCCAAGAAacggccagctccttcttccttcattcTTCCCCGAGCGAAGATGGCGCGGATCAGAGAGCTCTCAGTTGGCTATATTGTTGATTCTAATCTCCCCTTTACTACCTTCGagagtacctacctacaagAGCTATTCCGTCAGCTAGACCCTGATCTTTATACCCAGGTGCCCTGGGGTCGAACTGCAGCTAAGAAAGACCTAGAGGATATACTCTCTTTAAAGAAagcggccgtcaaggaggaactcgacaaggctATTACCCAGGTACATATCAGCTTCGATCTCTGGACCTCTCCAAACAGACTAGCTTTCATTTCGATCTTTGGTCACTATATTGACCAGAGCAACTTATACCAAAGCCGGCTGCTGGCTTTCAGGAGGCAGATCGGGTCTCACGCCGGCGAGAATATCGCCTACACTATAAGGAATGTCGTCC CTTTCCTctatggcgatgatgcagctTCTTTCGAACTTCAATCTGAGGCTTATGGCATGCTGGAgcgggttgaagaagacctcGAACACTGGCGAGCTAAGGGTCCAGTTGGGAAGCTTCATAATATCGTCAGGTTCATCCGAGCCTCTCCGCAACGCACCGAAGCATTCAAAGCAcatgccaaggagcaggaggaggcggacatatacaagcttgcagaagaaTCAACGGCCGAGCTTGAAGTCATACAGAACAACGCTACGAGATGGAATTCGACCTATATGATGATCGAACgcgccttgatcaagcagTCTGAGCTCAATAGCTTCATTCAAGAGCTGGGGCTGGAAGCAGacgcctcaagaagggttccTACAGCTGACATCCTGACCTCTGATGACTGGAAGGTCCTCAGGGGAG GGATGGAGTTTATTCTGGAACATCTCGAAGACTGGAGGGTTCTCTACGAGGATGAAACTGCTCATCTAGCTGCGGAAGTAAGACATATGATCCAGGGAGAGGAGCCCGAACCAGCTACGGGTGTGAAATCAATATCTGCGCGACCATCAGCAGTCGGACAAACCCGAGAGCGACCCTCACGCCAGCAACGACTACCATCACGACTTCAGGGG GGCGATGCTCGTTCCATGAGCAATATTGCTAGTAtggagggccaagagcgtGCAGTATTAGGGGCAAGCATCAATAATGCTTGGATTAAGCTTAACGAGTACTACACTCTCCTCGGGCGATCGCCTCTGTTTGCGGCCTCTGTTGTTCTAAATCCGGACCTTGGCCTCCGGTGGCTTGAGACTAACTGGACCTCCCCGGAGCAGCTACAATGGCTTCGGGATGcaaaggatggcatcaaaggctACTTTGAGCGTTGGTACTCaaacgacgatgatgcctctGAGGAGAGTATTTTCGCCACGCCCTCGTTAACGCCCCGACCTGAGCAAA GCAGTGAGCTTGAACGATACTACAGGCTTGAGCCGGAGCAGGTGAATGACCCTATTCAGTGGTGGATTGATCATAGGAACGCTTTCCCGCGTTTAAGCAGATTTGCATTGGACGTCCTTGCTATTCCGGCCATGGCAACTGACTGTGAGAGAGCATTCAGTCTTGCGAAGCTTACAGTCACCTCACAGCGGCATTCCCTGCTTGGATCGAGCATTGAGTCGGTCCAATTACTGAAGAACTGGATCAGGGGAGGGCGTGTTACTCTAGGGGGCCTATGCttgagcaacaaggccagttAG
- a CDS encoding HET domain-containing protein: protein MDHQYCLPLERDYFPTRVIDVDQAEVGFVHLRDRDEAKAQHDDEEGERSQNRGAHPSYWTLSHRWGDPKLIPQLLQTTEHQFRDGIPMNNLSPTFRDAALLVHRLGYRYIWIDSLCIFQDSLSEWQQEAKAMVDVYRHSLCNISAIAASSDPGRSRLFVKRRLQPRLLFPFKLNKKLQGRREEVNDEPWIFWNDSLWADEIESAPLSTRGWVVQERFLAPRILHFTENQIYWECLESKCCEVDPTGELLILAEARGSREIVPTVYKKARLELAKKRAELSERLRTPRFTEDMGSYFHSQWGDVVSLYANCALTKESDRLIAMSGIAKTFQEANNDKYLAGLWKRMIHVDLTWTTNASDGAEVQRSESYAPTWSWASVVGGHKRLSMLHEKYSRLPEHLIKLLDERIVTEPPGGDPTGLLRSAELDIKCMLYYYRWITESSKFAVYTDEARTQCYFEKEKKAQDLRLDTTDLVRKFAESDKMEGVCVPLCGAYQGYGGGTNVYLMLEHDSGARFRRIGVFRAGEIGKWISGWSGQGTRITLV, encoded by the coding sequence ATGGACCACCAATATTGCCTCCCACTCGAAAGAGATTATTTCCCTACTAGGGTTATTGACGTCGATCAGGCTGAGGTCGGTTTCGTCCATCTTCGCGACAgagacgaggccaaggcccaacacgatgacgaagagggcGAAAGGTCTCAGAATCGGGGAGCCCATCCCTCCTATTGGACCCTATCTCATCGCTGGGGTGATCCAAAACTGATTCCACAACTGTTGCAGACCACGGAGCATCAGTTCCGGGACGGCATACCCATGAACAATTTGTCACCGACTTTCCGTGACGCAGCCCTACTCGTCCACCGTCTGGGTTATAGATACATATGGATCGATTCTTTATGTATCTTTCAAGACTCTCTTAGCGAATGGCagcaagaggccaaggcaatGGTTGATGTGTATCGACATTCATTGTGCAACATCTCGGCCATCGCTGCGTCATCTGATCCCGGGAGAAGCAGGCTTTTTGTCAAGAGAAGACTCCAACCAAGGCTCCTATTCCCCTTCAAGTTGAACAAGAAGCTTCAGGGGCGCAGGGAAGAAGTGAATGACGAACCATGGATTTTCTGGAATGATTCCCTCTGGGCTGACGAGATCGAAAGTGCTCCCCTGAGCACACGCGGCTGGGTTGTACAGGAGCGATTCTTGGCCCCTCGCATTCTTCACTTCACGGAGAATCAGATCTACTGGGAGTGCCTGGAGAGCAAGTGCTGCGAGGTGGATCCCACTGGGgagctcctcatcctcgctgaGGCGAGAGGTTCACGCGAGATTGTCCCGACAGTTTACAAGAAAGCGAGGCTAGAACTTGCCAAGAAGAGAGCAGAACTTTCAGAGAGGCTGCGTACCCCCCGATTCACGGAAGACATGGGATCCTATTTCCACTCTCAGTGGGGTGACGTCGTCTCCCTCTACGCAAACTGCGCTCTCACCAAAGAGTCAGACAGACTCATCGCCATGTCTGGCATCGCCAAAACATTCCAAGAGGCCAACAACGACAAATACTTGGCCGGTCTGTGGAAGAGAATGATCCATGTCGATCTTACGTGGACGACGAACGCAAGCGATGGTGCCGAGGTTCAGCGCAGTGAGTCGTATGCTCCGACTTGGAGCTGGGCTTCGGTCGTCGGGGGACATAAGAGACTTTCTATGTTGCACGAGAAGTACAGCCGCCTCCCCGAGCACCTTATAAAGCTCCTCGACGAACGGATCGTAACGGAGCCTCCGGGAGGTGATCCTACGGGGCTCCTCCGCTCAGCCGAGCTCGACATTAAGTGCATGCTGTATTATTATCGATGGATAACAGAGTCGAGCAAGTTTGCTGTGTACACAGATGAAGCGAGGACGCAGTGCTATTtcgaaaaggagaagaaagccCAAGACCTTCGCCTCGACACGACGGATCTGGTGCGAAAGTTTGCAGAGTCGGACAAGATGGAAGGCGTGTGCGTACCCCTATGCGGAGCCTACCAAGGATACGGAGGGGGTACCAACGTGTATCTCATGCTGGAGCATGATTCAGGGGCCAGGTTCAGACGTATTGGAGTTTTCCGAGCGGGAGAAATTGGTAAATGGATCAGCGGATGGTCCGGTCAAGGCACGCGCATTACACTTGTGTAG
- a CDS encoding MBOAT-2 domain-containing protein, translating to MDYVSWLSPGNLLSILPQLPHFTLPILVLVAFCCPPFHGRGVFFATLIVLNDVACTISPWPPNTGATRAMRYGMAGSWLLVLPAVERLLLHVPERDFWLVDQQGQVNNGRPKEWTWDKVRWAMKLVSSSRGVGWNFGHRKVNDARSAMKAQKLPRQKFVLARMPRAILSYVVLDTVIHTAQSTAIPHSWSWELDNLKQIVFVELLMGLSLYTTMTLQYEVAAMMAVGVAGGQPEDWPPLFGNIADCYTVGNVWGKYWHGYIRQPTLGISRVIVKNLCIPPRSPHAYFIHLITAFSISGFFHFLSLSVICEGYVEPITLALNMGLFFMIQPFGTMVEYAVIQLCQGARWSEYLITRTDSEKSVLDRIPQLLVHLLGYVWVFCWFIWTGWWFVEVYAAIGVLEWSMPVSLWAIGGKAV from the exons ATGGACTATGTATCTTGGTTGTCACCTGGCAACCTCTTATCAATCCTCCCCCAACTCCCGCATTTTACTCTTCCTATTTTAGTGCTTGTTGCATTTTGTTGTCCCCCTTTTCATGGTCGCGGCGTCTTTTTCGCGACTCTCATCGTCCTAAATGATGTCGCGTGTACCATTTCCCCATGGCCGCCGAACACCGGCGCAACGCGCGCGATGCGCTACGGCATGGCGGGATCGTGGTTGCTTGTCCTTCCGGCTGTCGAGAGGTTGCTTTTACATGTGCCGGAGCGAGACTTTTGGCTGGTTGACCAGCAAGGCCAGGTGAACAACGGACGCCCGAAGGAGTGGACATGGGACAAGGTCCGATGGGCCATGAAGCtggtttcttcttctcgaggcgTCGGATGGAATTTTGGCCATCGCAAGGTCAACGATGCGCGTTCGGCCATGAAAGCGCAAAAACTTCCCAGGCAAAAATTCGTGTTAGCCAGGATGCCAAGGGCGATTCTGTCATATGTAGTCTTGGATACGGTCATTCACACTGCCCAGAGCACCGCCATTCCACATTCCTGGTCATGGGAATTGGACAACCTCAAGCAAATCGTGTTCGTCGAACTTCTTATGGGTCTCTCGCTGTATACGACCATGACGCTGCAGTATGAGGTTGcggcgatgatggccgtTGGCGTGGCTGGAGGCCAACCAGAG GACTGGCCACCACTTTTCGGAAACATCGCCGACTGTTACACAGTTGGCAATGTCTGGGGGAAGTATTGGCACGGTTATATCCGCCAG ccTACTCTCGGCATCAGCCGCGTCATTGTCAAGAACCTCTGCATTCCACCAAGGTCACCTCATGCCTACTTTATTCATCTCATCAcagccttctccatcagCGGCTTCTTCCATTTCCTCAGCCTCTCCGTCATCTGTGAGGGCTACGTTGAACCAATAACCCTCGCCCTCAACATGGGATTATTCTTCATGATTCAACCATTCGGTACCATGGTCGAATATGCCGTTATTCAACTATGTCAGGGCGCAAGATGGTCTGAATATCTTATCACGAGGACAGATAGCGAGAAGTCGGTTCTAGATCGCATACCTCAATTGTTAGTTCACCTGCTGGGATACGTCTGGGTGTTCTGTTGGTTTATTTGGACTGGTTGGTGGTTTGTCGAAGTATATGCTGCGATTGGAGTTTTGGAATGGTCAATGCCAGTTTCACTTTGGGCTATCGGAGGCAAGGCAGTTTGA
- a CDS encoding MFS domain-containing protein, with translation MKVPLYAIAGVATSCVAFLFGMDTGSIGPITTMSSFRETFGDFSATVHGVIVSTILIPGALTALIAGTLAHRFGHVKLIAIGSIIFGIGAALECGAPYLGVFILGRLIKGIGEGLFLSNVYVQVSEMSPSSVRGIMTALPQFLITSGIVTGYFTCYGTSRLGNTSLTWRLPPAIVAFLGFFLSIIYFIVPPSPRWLLSKGRVEEAQAVCRRLGIDEVEEKELLGQAESFGESEVTMTLWESLRQTFREFRTAFSAPYWKRTAFACFIMGIQQFSGIDGVLYYAPILFTQAGLSGEKASFLASGVSAIVILVATIPATIFADKWGRRTSGIVGGVLITSLMLIMGSVYAAGQVHPTWGSGRWVVIVCIYLFAISFSFTWAIGFRTWVVESMPRKTRSSASSLAQSSNWLANYVVALITPVLISKSTFGAYYLFAFCSMFCTIMVFLFMGETKGYSLEEIEKRHGQNRSKSIPWNL, from the exons ATGAAGGTGCCTTTGTATGCCATTGCTGGTGTTGCGACATCATGTGTTGCTTTTCTCTTTGG AATGGACACTGGGAGTATCGGTCCCATCACGACCATGTCCTCGTTCAGAGAAACCTTTGGTGACTTTTCAGCAACCGTCCACGGAGTGATTGTCTCCACGATCCTCATCCCAGGAGCCCTGACAGCTTTGATTGCCGGCACTCTCGCCCACCGTTTTGGCCATGTGAAGCTAATCGCCATTggctccatcatctttggcatAGGAGCGGCCCTCGAGTGCGGCGCTCCTTACCTCGGCGTCTTCATCCTTGGAAGACTCATTAAAGGAATCGGCGAGGGACTCTTTCTCAGCAATGTCTACGTGCAAGTTTCCGAAATGTCGCCCTCAAGTGTGAGGGGCATTATGACAGCGCTCCCGCAGTTCCTCATCACTTCTGGGATTGTGACAGGTTACTTTACCTGTTACGGAACTTCACGGCTCGGCAACACATCGCTGACGTGGCGACTGCCCCCTGCTATCGTTGCATTCCTCGGATTTTTCCTGTCAATTATCTACTTTATCGTGCCCCCGTCTCCCCGATGGCTGCTGTCCAAAGGAAGGGTGGAAGAAGCCCAGGCAGTCTGTCGACGACTCGGCATcgatgaagttgaagagaaggagcttCTAGGACAAGCCGAATCGTTTGGTGAATCGGAAGTTACAATGACGCTCTGGGAAAGTCTGCGACAGACTTTCAGGGAGTTTAGAACCGCGTTTTCTGCACCGTACTGGAAAAGGACTGCATTTGCTTgcttcatcatgggcatACAGCAGTTCTCTGGCATTGACGGCGTCTTGTACTATGCCCCGATTCTCTTCACACAGGCGGGTTTGAGTGGCGAAAAGGCATCGTTCCTGGCATCTGGAGTGTCGGCCATTGTGATTCTCGTGGCTACGATTCCCGCAACGATTTTTGCAGATAAATGGGGTCGACGCACCTCTGGCATTGTTGGTGGCGTCTTGATTACGTCTCTGATGCTGATAATGGGATCTGTCTACGCTGCAGGACAGGTTCATCCGACATGGGGAAGCGGAAGATGGGTTGTCATTGTCTGCATTTACCTGTTTGCCATCTCGTTTAGCTTCACCTGGGCTATCGGGTTTCGAACATGGGTGGTGGAAAGCATGCCCCGGAAGACGAGGAGTAGTGCATCGAGTCTTGCACAGAGCTCAAACTGG CTCGCCAACTACGTGGTCGCTCTCATCACTCCCGTGCTTATCTCTAAGTCGACGTTTGGTGCTTATTACCTCTTTGCGTTTTGTAGCATGTTTTGCACCATCATGGTGTTTTTGTTTATGGGAGAGACGAAGGGTTATAGtctggaggagattgagaagagGCATGGCCAGAACCGATCCAAGAGCATCCCCTGGAATCTGTAG
- a CDS encoding FAD-binding-3 domain-containing protein, producing the protein MPWPNAHFLENKSIVVAGAGMAGLAFAISLKKQWGNSQPLRLTIFDRDSRNGDPKRQGYSLSINGVDKDGGLVALQKIDLLDRVIEAATPGTTSMSFKMWDSNWSELISISAKPYGDLPVGGLRIARADLREILIQEAEALGIDINWESQCLSAASSLDGSVEITVSSNGSSSTVQHKCNILVAADGAHSKIRASIRPDDVLQYAGATQIGGLAVFQDEIPKPLSEAWGILISGHGNSCFAAPIRDKTVVWALSKAEEMPAQTAGGDGRALLEEARKLGEEIGDPYSSLLKATDPSTAFVIPAKDKQPFNHQGVLPGVIFIGDSNHAVSPFAGNGANTAMQDGCDLAELLFSSDSLEGAVVAYDSVSVPRAEKTLKSSHWRISIANLEGIKFSLFRRMVMAGGFFMWLAGK; encoded by the coding sequence ATGCCTTGGCCTAACGCACACTTCCTGGAAAACAAATCCATTGTGGTGGCCGGGGCTGGCATGGCCGGCCTCGCCTTTGCCATCTCACTGAAGAAACAATGGGGCAACTCACAGCCACTTCGGCTCACTATCTTTGATCGCGACAGCCGAAACGGCGACCCGAAAAGACAAGGCTATTCTTTGTCTATCAACGGCGTGGACAAGGATGGTGGTCTTGTGGCGCTGCAAAAGATTGACCTTCTCGATCGCGTCATCGAGGCTGCAACTCCAGGAACCACGAGCATGTCTTTCAAGATGTGGGACAGCAATTGGTCCGAGCTCATTTCAATCTCCGCAAAGCCATATGGGGATCTCCCAGTTGGCGGATTGCGGATTGCGAGGGCTGACCTGCGCGAAATCCTCATCCAAGAAGCTGAGGCTCTGGGCATTGACATCAACTGGGAGTCACAATGCCTGAGCGCCGCTTCTTCACTTGACGGAAGTGTTGAAATCACTGTCTCCTCCAACGGTAGCTCAAGTACCGTGCAGCACAAATGCAACATTCTGGTTGCTGCCGATGGCGCCCACAGCAAGATCCGGGCCTCCATCCGACCTGACGACGTGCTGCAATACGCCGGAGCAACCCAAATTGGCGGATTGGCTGTATTTCAAGACGAAATCCCGAAACCACTGAGCGAAGCATGGGGGATTCTCATCTCCGGACATGGAAACAGCTGCTTTGCTGCACCCATCAGGGACAAAACTGTTGTCTGGGCATTGAGCAAGGCTGAAGAGATGCCAGCGCAAACTGCGGGTGGAGATGGCCGTGCCTTGCTCGAAGAGGCACGAAAACTTGGCGAGGAGATAGGAGACCCCTATTCGAGTCTTTTGAAGGCGACAGATCCATCTACGGCCTTTGTCATTCCAGCAAAGGACAAGCAGCCATTCAACCACCAAGGAGTCTTGCCGGGTGTTATCTTTATTGGGGACAGCAATCATGCCGTAAGCCCCTTTGCTGGAAATGGCGCTAACACGGCGATGCAAGATGGTTGTGACTTGGCGGAACTCTTGTTTTCCTCGGATTCTCTGGAGGGCGCCGTCGTTGCATACGATAGTGTCTCGGTACCGCGAGCCGAGAAGACGCTCAAGTCGTCACATTGGCGGATCAGCATTGCGAATCTGGAGGGGATTAAATTCTCCCTGTTTAGGCGGATGGTAATGGCAGGTGGTTTCTTCATGTGGTTAGCTGGCAAATGA
- a CDS encoding MFS domain-containing protein, protein MAHDGKNNISHVETRDEEDQIQKTDQNVKLDAFGASAKTDPKEIALVKKLDWYMMPILWLMYFFNFLDRNAMINGRLNGLEDDLGLKGTQYNTCVSILFVGYLCGQIPSNMILNRVRPSWYMAGFCMAWSVLSLLTYKANSYESMLVCRFLLGITEAPFYPGALYMISMFYNRKEIATRMSIFYTGNMMASSFSGLIAAPIFAKLDKVHGLAGWQWLFIIQGAISIGVAILGFFTLPDSPLKTRWLTPEERQLAHERICRDTTGRREGTSVWTGLREAASDWRTWVFCLMDNLHLSANGFKNFLPTVIETLGYNTTITLVLTCPPYLFSGFVSIAVSWSSGRFNERTWHVTLSKAVAIVGFAMCCATLNVPVRFVGIMLFVGATYGVNNIILGWTASVVGQTDEKKAVAIAMCNTFGNLASVYTPYLWPKSAAPRYLQPMVACIAFSAGVCICAWILRIALQRQNKKTREQNPEETNFYVY, encoded by the exons ATGGCGCACGACGGCAAGAACAACATCTCGCATGTCGAGAcgcgagatgaagaagatcagATTCAGAAGACGGATCAGAATGTCAAGCTCGACGCGTTTGGCGCTAGCGCAAAGACAGACCCCAAGGAGATTGCCCTCGTCAAGAAACTGGACTGGTACATGATG CCCATTCTCTGGCTCATGTACTTTTTCAACTTCCTCGATCGCAATGCCATGATTAACGGACGATTGAACGGCCTCGAAGACGACCTGGGCCTCAAGGGCACCCAATACAACACCTGTGTCTCGATCCTCTTCGTCGGCTACCTCTGCGGCCAGATCCCCTCCAACATGATCCTCAACCGCGTGCGACCCTCGTGGTACATGGCCGGCTTCTGCATGGCTTGGTCTGTCCTGTCTCTCCTGACGTACAAGGCGAACAGCTACGAGAGCATGCTGGTGTGTCGATTTCTGCTCGGAATCACTGAGGCGCCGTTTTATCCTGGTGCTTTGTACATGATCTCTATGTTCTACAACCGCAAGGAGATTGCGACGCGCATGTCCATTTTCTACACTGGAAATATGATGGCAAGCTCCTTTTCTGGTCTGATTGCGGCTCCCATCTTTGCGAAGCTTGATAAGGTCCACGGTCTGGCTGGTTGGCAATG gctcttcatcatccaggGTGCCATTTCCATCGGCGTCGCCATACTCGGTTTCTTCACCCTTCCCGATAGCCCCCTCAAGACGCGATGGCTCACTCCCGAAGAACGCCAACTGGCTCATGAGCGTATCTGCCGCGATACGACCGGCCGTCGCGAGGGTACCTCTGTTTGGACTGGTCTCCGCGAGGCTGCTTCTGACTGGCGCACTTGGGTCTTCTGCCTGATGGacaacctccatctctct GCCAACGGATTCAAGAACTTCCTTCCCACCGTCATCGAGACTCTCGGCTACAACACCACTATCACGCTGGTCCTCACCTGCCCTCCTTACCTCTTCTCTGGCTTTGTCTCCATCGCCGTCTCATGGTCATCGGGCCGCTTCAATGAGCGTACCTGGCACGTAACACTCAGCAAGGCTGTTGCTATCGTTGGCTTCGCCATGTGCTGCGCAACCCTCAACGTGCCAGTCCGCTTCGTCGGCATCATGCTCTTCGTCGGTGCCACATACGGCGTTAACAACATCATTCTCGGCTGGACAGCCTCTGTCGTCGGCCAAAcagatgagaagaaggctgttGCGATCGCCATGTGCAACACGTTTGGCAACCTTGCCAGTGTTTACACTCCTTACCTGTGGCCCAAGTCTGCTGCTCCTCGCTACCTCCAACCCATGGTGGCTTGCATTGCTTTCTCGGCAGGCGTGTGCATTTGCGCGTGGATCTTGAGGATTGCTCTGCAGCGACAGAACAAGAAGACCCGAGAACAGAATCCTGAGGAGACCAACTTTTACGTCTACTAA
- a CDS encoding Epimerase domain-containing protein — protein MGKRVIVTGGSGVVGRWVVQSLLSHGHQVLNLDQKPLDNEAVHTIKCDVADAGQVFSALSSNFKLKEPLDAGPPSPPDAVIHLAGYPRPLLAPDSEIFRANVLGFHNIIDAACKLGVRKIILASSVTVYGVTYAQGVRHYPSFPIDETLNPTPTDPYALSKLVGETVAKSLALRFGVDIYCLRIGAVIQPHEYNDLFEDYIYNAPSWAVHGWSYTDARDLGQMVHRCLEVDGLGWQIFNATNDSITNMTPTRDFLRRLCPETPIRRELDTYEAPMSNKKIREMLGFVEEHPWKKYFTKWRQVAANDDEEKEGQQT, from the coding sequence ATGGGGAAACGCGTGATCGTTACCGGAGGCTCTGGCGTCGTCGGGCGCTGGGTGGTACAGTCTCTTTTAAGCCACGGTCACCAGGttctcaaccttgaccaGAAACCACTCGACAATGAAGCCGTTCATACGATCAAATGCGATGTGGCCGACGCCGGCCAGGTGTTTAGCGCATTGAGCAGCAACTTCAAGCTCAAAGAACCACTTGACGCTGGACCGCCCTCTCCCCCAGATGCAGTTATTCACCTGGCCGGCTACCCCAGACCACTCTTGGCTCCTGACAGCGAGATCTTCCGCGCCAATGTACTCGGATTTCACAACATTATCGACGCAGCTTGCAAGCTCGGCGTCCGCAAGATCATCCTGGCCAGCAGCGTCACCGTTTACGGCGTGACGTATGCCCAAGGCGTTCGGCACTATCCATCGTTTCCCATAGACGAAACCTTGAACCCGACTCCTACGGATCCTTACGCACTTTCGAAACTGGTGGGGGAGACAGTCGCAAAGTCTCTCGCACTTCGATTCGGAGTGGACATTTACTGTCTGAGGATCGGGGCTGTCATTCAACCCCATGAATATAACGATCTCTTTGAAGACTACATCTACAACGCACCTTCATGGGCTGTGCACGGCTGGTCTTACACAGATGCCCGAGACTTGGGTCAGATGGTGCATCGTTGTTTGGAGGTTGACGGCCTAGGATGGCAGATCTTCAATGCTACCAATGACTCCATCACAAACATGACTCCTACGAGAGACTTTCTGCGCCGCCTCTGCCCCGAAACACCCATCAGAAGGGAACTGGATACCTATGAAGCCCCGATGAGTAATAAGAAGATACGAGAGATGTTGGGTTTTGTGGAAGAGCACCCATGGAAGAAATACTTTACCAAGTGGCGGCAGGTGGCAGcgaacgacgacgaggaaaaGGAGGGCCAGCAGACATGA